From Triticum urartu cultivar G1812 chromosome 2, Tu2.1, whole genome shotgun sequence, a single genomic window includes:
- the LOC125533828 gene encoding uncharacterized protein LOC125533828, which produces MRWSTLLLGKGTAAPAAGVGVETRASLSHSMDDDDADSKMDEDECTADGSFSTRFSATRLRQVANLQSETKKKIISKSSFGSLLNISSFSVPADLLDWIVMKIDTEKAMFSHKKKSILFTKDMVRKNFNVPSGSRPVELLRRNESHALREPYRVGSRSPMKHAIQVLKATDDRDVVSINRTRVLLCIALVLSPGTGNMVPLEDVASLVDMDKINEFAWDEHFLAAALKEVKKYQKKREAGKSGFWIGGCLPMFAVIYMDFVDVPRGLVSEHRFNYSLPRACFICNNDFKLLEEIDKNKLSLDRIEFGNGIFIVCQRYHMYQL; this is translated from the exons ATGCGATGGTCGACGCTGCTGCTAGGGAAAGGAACGGCGGCGCCGGCGGCTGGTGTGGGAGTGGAGACACGTGCATCATTGTCGCACTCCATGGACGATGACGACGCAGATTCCAA AATGGACGAGGACGAATGTACTGCTGATGGGTCATTCTCAACACGTTTCTCAGCAACCCGGCTGCGTCAAGTTGCGAATCTTCAGTCTGAAACTAAGAAGAAAATTATTAGCAAAAGCAGCTTTGGGTCCCTCCTAAACATCAGTTCTTTCTCTGTGCCGGCTGATTTGCTTGATTGGATAGTGATGAAAATTGACACAGAAAAGGCAATGTTTAG TCACAAGAAGAAGTCTATATTGTTCACGAAAGACATGGTGCGAAAAAATTTCAATGTACCTTCTGGGTCAAGGCCAGTGGAGCTGTTGAGGAGGAATGAGTCTCATGCGCTCCGTGAACCCTATCGAGTAGGGTCAAGGTCTCCAATGAAGCATGCTATTCAAGTGCTGAAGGCAACAGATGATCGTGATGTAGTTTCCATCAACAGGACTCGGGTGCTTTTATGCATTGCTCTCGTGCTATCTCCTGGGACTGGCAACATGGTCCCCCTAGAGGATGTTGCGAGCTTGGTTGACATGGACAAGATCAATGAGTTTGCGTGGGATGAGCATTTCCTGGCTGCTGCTTTGAAGGAGGTGAAGAAGTACCAAAAGAAGAGGGAGGCAGGAAAAAGTGGATTTTGGATTGGCGGTTGTCTGCCCATGTTCGCG GTAATTTACATGGATTTTGTCGATGTGCCTCGTGGGTTGGTCTCTGAGCATAGATTCAACTACTCTCTTCCAAGGGCATGTTTCATTTGCAACAACGACTTCAAGTTGCTAGAAGAAATTGATAAAAACAAGCTCAGCCTTGATAGAATTGAATTTGGAAACGGAAT CTTCATCGTTTGCCAGAGATACCATATGTATCAATTGTGA